A single genomic interval of Arachis duranensis cultivar V14167 chromosome 7, aradu.V14167.gnm2.J7QH, whole genome shotgun sequence harbors:
- the LOC107457755 gene encoding probable sugar phosphate/phosphate translocator At3g11320, with product MKDPTRLFTIGLISSWYSSNIGVLLLNKYLLSNYGFKYPIFLTMCHMTACSLLSYVAIAWLKMVPLQTLRSRVQFFKISALSLVFCVSVVFGNISLRYLPVSFNQAVGATTPFFTAVFAYLMTFKREAWLTYVTLIPVVTGVVIASGGEPSFHLFGFIICVAATAARALKSVLQGILLSSEGEKLNSMNLLLYMAPMAVVFLLPATLIMEENVVGITLALARDDVKIIWYLLFNSALAYFVNLTNFLVTKHTSALTLQVLGNAKGAVAVVVSILIFRNPVSVTGMMGYSLTVLGVVLYSEAKKRSKSVSS from the exons ATGAAGGATCCGACCCGATTATTCACGATCGGACTCATATCATCATGGTACTCCTCCAACATTGGCGTTCTCCTTCTCAACAAGTACCTTCTCTCCAACTATGGCTTCAAGTACCCTATCTTCCTCACCATGTGCCACATGACTGCCTGCTCCTTGCTCAGCTACGTCGCCATCGCATGGCTCAAGATGGTTCCTCTTCAAACCCTACGCTCCCGCGTTCAGTTCTTCAAGATCTCCGCTCTCAGCCTCGTTTTCTGCGTCTCCGTCGTCTTCGGCAACATCTCCTTACGCTACCTTCCGGTGTCGTTTAATCAGGCCGTTGGCGCAACCACGCCCTTCTTCACCGCCGTTTTTGCCTACCTTATGACCTTCAAAAGAGAGGCTTGGCTCACTTACGTTACCCTAATTCCGGTCGTCACTGGCGTCGTCATTGCCAGCGGG GGTGAACCGAGCTTCCATTTATTTGGGTTCATAATATGTGTTGCAGCTACAGCTGCCCGGGCACTGAAATCAGTCTTACAGGGAATTTTGCTGTCTTCTGAAGG GGAGAAGCTGAATTCTATGAACCTTCTACTGTATATGGCTCCAATGGCTGTTGTTTTCCTTCTTCCTGCTACATTGATAATGGAAGAAAATGTTGTTGGCATTACTTTGGCTCTTGCCAGAGATGATGTGAAGATCATTTGGTACCTGCTATTTAATTCGGCACTCGCCTATTTTGTTAACTTGAccaatttcttggtcaccaAACACACCAGCGCTCTCACCCTTCAG GTTCTTGGGAATGCCAAAGGTGCTGTAGCAGTAGTAGTTTCAATTCTCATATTTAGGAACCCAGTATCAGTAACTGGAATGATGGGTTACTCCCTCACAGTCTTAGGAGTTGTACTTTACAGTGAAGCCAAAAAGCGAAGCAAGTCAGTGTCATCATAG
- the LOC107457734 gene encoding uncharacterized protein LOC107457734, with protein MLIASSSTFFPVATPPPTSSFPPRSSSSTASFPFLPPSLRGCACRAILSTHTTQKEKNGMLGARSSDLDQLSGLTALSPLDGRYWGKVKELAPFMSEYGLIYYRVLVEIKWLLKLSQIPEIVEVPSFSEDAKSYLQGVIDGFSVSDALDIKNIEKVTNHDVKAVEYFLKQKCQSNAEVAKVLEFFHFACTSEDINNLAHGLMLKEAMGSVMFPVMDKIIKSLCNMAKDNAQVPMLSRTHGQPASPTTLGKEMAIFAVRLSRERKELSQVEFLGKFAGAVGNYNAHVVAYPDVNWPQIAEEFVKSLGLSFNPYVPQIETHDYMAKLFHSLIQFNNILIDFDRDVWGYISLGYFKQITKAGEIGSSTMPHKVNPIDFENSEGNLGVANGGLSHLSMKLPISRWQRDLTDSTVLRNMGVGIGHSLLAYKSTLQGIGKLQVNEARLSEDLKQCWEVLAEPIQTVMRRYGVPEPYEKLKELTRGRAVTKESIRDFIEGLDIPQAAKTNLLKLTPDTYIGAAVELARTVEHAVDLF; from the exons atgcTCATTGCTTCTTCTTCCACCTTCTTCCCCGTCGCAACTCCCCCTCCAACTTCCTCATTCCCacctcgttcttcttcttctactgcttccttcccctttcttcctccttctctcAGAGGCTGCGCTTGCAGAGCCATACTCAGCACCCACACCACCCAGAAGGAGAAGAACGGCATGCTCGGAGCTCGTTCCTCTGATTTGGATCAACTTTCTGGTTTGACTGCTTTGTCCCCATTGGATGGCCGCTATTGGGGGAAAGTTAAGGAATTGGCTCCTTTTATGAGTGAGTATGGCCTCATCTATTATAGGGTTCTTGTTGAG ATAAAATGGTTGTTGAAGCTGTCTCAGATACCTGAAATTGTTGAGGTTCCGAGTTTCAGTGAAGATGCCAAGTCTTATTTACAAGGCGTGATTGATGGCTTTAGCGTGAGTGATGCCTTAGACATAAAGAATATTGAGAAGGTGACTAATCATGATGTTAAGGCAGTGGAGTACTTCTTGAAACAAAAATGCCAATCGAATGCTGAAGTGGCTAAG GTGCTTGAATTTTTTCACTTTGCTTGCACGTCTGAGGATATAAATAACCTCGCCCATGGGTTGATGCTGAAAGAAGCAATGGGATCTGTCATGTTTCCTGTCAtggataaaataattaaatccttGTGTAACATGGCTAAAGATAATGCTCAAGTCCCAATGCTTTCTCGCACTCATGGACAG CCAGCTTCACCAACAACTTTGGGAAAGGAAATGGCTATATTTGCTGTGAGATTAAGCAGAGAAAGGAAGGAATTATCTCAGGTTGAGTTTTTGGGGAAATTCGCTGGTGCGGTTGGAAATTATAATGCACATGTTGTTGCATACCCTGATGTTAACTGGCCTCAAATTGCAGAAGAGTTTGTAAAATCTCTTGGATTAAGTTTTAATCCTTATGTTCCTCAG ATTGAAACTCATGACTATATGGCAAAGCTATTTCATTCGCTCATCCAGTTCAACAATATATTAATTGACTTTGATAGAGACGTATGGGGCTATATATCCTTGGGTTATTTTAAGCAG ATCACAAAGGCTGGGGAGATTGGGTCGTCAACTATGCCTCACAAAGTGAATCctattgattttgaaaatagtgAAGGTAATCTAGGTGTTGCTAATGGAGGTCTGTCTCATCTAAGCATGAAATTGCCGATTTCACGTTGGCAG AGGGACTTGACTGATTCAACTGTCTTACGGAACATGGGTGTAGGAATTGGTCATTCCCTTCTTGCTTACAAAAGCACACTTCAAGGAATAGGAAAGCTTCAG GTTAACGAAGCTCGCTTGAGTGAAGACTTGAAACAATGCTGGGAGGTGCTAGCTGAACCAATACAAACT GTTATGCGAAGATATGGTGTTCCGGAGCCTTATGAGAAGTtaaaagagcttaccagagggAGAGCGGTTACAAAAGAGAGCATAAGAGACTTCATTGAAGGCTTAGATATTCCGCAAGCTGCAAAGACGAATCTGTTAAAGTTGACACCGGATACTTACATTGGAGCAGCAGTAGAATTGGCGCGAACTGTGGAACACGCAGTGGATTTGTTTTGA
- the LOC107457777 gene encoding uncharacterized protein At2g39920 translates to MSAYGHQMEENYSARSLSGGSEMRSSYVLESGFYITSFAATILITSLATIGLLMITMLVALAMMLQSCQSRGSGVIELQSVNDDYSYCKVHSLHTELNSLEGHNLPSICKDLAIEYVKGGRYARDLDSTKSLIEVYFDKVKPSDDGVGVVLIDIDGIFPLNPNSSNLYQRFHDNSIVNCMLELQNLKSNLVLGLCKKLQAAGWPIVLLSRGNGSDRNVTVDNLGKAGFGSCWSSLMMRDEDEDYSNKENEWISRKKNVIRNKGFVIKGIISSHMDALIAADTGVRNFLLPDPICDKFEQQRKPS, encoded by the exons ATGTCTGCTTATGGCCATCAAATGGAGGAGAACTATTCTGCAAGGAGTCTCTCTGGTGGTTCTG AGATGAGGAGCAGTTATGTGCTGGAATCAGGATTCTACATCACTTCTTTCGCAGCAACCATCTTGATTACCTCGCTCGCCACTATAGGCCTCCTAATGATTACTATGCTGGTTGCTCTGGCAATGATGCTGCAGTCTTGTCAGAGTAGAGGTTCTGGAGTTATAGAGCTTCAAAGTGTGAATGATGATTACAGCTATTGCAAGGTTCATTCTCTGCACACCGAGCTCAATAGCTTAGAAGGACATAATCTTCCTAGCATCTGCAAGGACCTGGCCATAGAATATGTCAAAGGAGGCCGATACGCTCGCGACTTAGACTCAACCAAGTCTCTGATTGAGGTCTACTTTGACAAGGTTAAACCATCAGATGATGGAGTTGGTGTAGTGCTAATAGACATAGATGGCATTTTCCCTCTGAATCCTAATTCATCCAATCTATATCAGAG GTTTCATGATAACAGCATTGTCAATTGTATGTTAGAGTTGCAAAATTTAAAAAGCAATCTTGTTCTAGGATTATGCAAGAAGCTTCAAGCTGCTGGATGGCCTATAGTTTTGCTATCAAGGGGGAACGGATCAGATAGAAATGTCACTGTTGATAATCTTGGCAAAGCCGGATTCGGAAGTTGTTGGTCTTCCTTGATGATGAG agatgaagatgaagattaTTCCAACAAAGAAAATGAATGGATTTCTAGGAAAAAGAATGTGATAAGGAATAAGGGTTTCGTTATAAAAGGGATCATAAGCAGCCATATGGATGCATTAATTGCTGCAGATACAGGAGTGCGTAATTTTTTGCTTCCTGATCCTATATGCGACAAATTTGAGCAACAAAGAAAACCATCATAG
- the LOC107457790 gene encoding LOW QUALITY PROTEIN: glucan endo-1,3-beta-glucosidase 7 (The sequence of the model RefSeq protein was modified relative to this genomic sequence to represent the inferred CDS: inserted 2 bases in 1 codon), which yields MFNNHHYSHTFCVALFFLLLSLIPRSTSLRFIGLTYSAPTATPSPPPPETISAALSTLKVNSLRLEDPDPTVIRTFLYTNVSLFLTVXFYPRARITTISVGNAFLDSYPQSASALLPAITNLHLSLRDLGIRKITVSTSFSFVTAISTPFPPSSAQFQEPPGINLIGPLLQFLRDTNSSFLINVYPYNLYRLKSEIPLGIALFQEHPFNFRDDLVTGVRYRNLFDMMIDAVVSAMAVAGYESIPIVVTETGWPSSSTAANEVEANVGYAEIYLKGLVKHLRSGIGTPLLKDGVKEVYVYEMFDKKEGTTPSSRSWGVLYANGTTKYRIDFSSSKSNYLLEGSWINVALRVFLSFLVLVLWI from the exons ATGTTTAACAACCACCATTACTCTCACACCTTCTGCGTCgccctcttcttcctccttctctctctcataCCAAGAAGCACCTCGCTTCGCTTCATCGGCCTCACCTACTCCGCCCCCACCGCCACCccttcaccaccaccaccagaaACAATCTCCGCCGCACTCTCCACTCTCAAAGTCAACTCCCTCCGCCTCGAAGACCCTGACCCAACCGTCATCCGCACCTTCCTCTACACCAACGTCTCCCTCTTCCTCACCGT CTTCTACCCTCGCGCCAGAATCACCACCATCTCCGTCGGCAACGCCTTCCTCGACTCCTACCCTCAGTCCGCCTCCGCCCTCCTTCCCGCCATCACCAACCTCCACCTCTCCCTTCGCGACCTTGGCATCCGCAAGATCACCGTCTCCACCTCCTTCTCCTTCGTCACCGCCATCTCCACCCCCTTCCCTCCTTCCTCCGCTCAGTTCCAAGAGCCTCCCGGAATCAACCTCATCGGACCTCTGCTCCAGTTCTTGCGCGACACCAACTCCTCCTTCTTGATCAACGTCTACCCTTACAACCTCTACAGGCTCAAATCCGAGATCCCCTTAGGGATTGCTCTCTTTCAAGAACACCCGTTCAATTTCAGAGACGATTTGGTTACCGGTGTTCGGTACCGGAATCTTTTCGACATGATGATCGATGCGGTGGTGAGCGCCATGGCGGTGGCGGGCTACGAGAGCATCCCGATCGTTGTGACGGAGACAGGGTGGCCGAGTAGCAGCACCGCCGCGAACGAGGTGGAGGCGAATGTAGGGTACGCGGAGATATACCTGAAGGGTTTGGTGAAGCATTTGAGATCGGGAATTGGGACGCCATTGTTGAAGGATGGTGTGAAGGAAGTTTATGTCTACGAGATGTTTGATAAAAAGGAAGGAACCACTCCTTCTTCGCGCTCTTGGGGTGTTCTCTACGCTAACGGGACCACCAAGTACCGCATCGATTTCTCTTCGTCAAAGTCCAACTACTTGTTGGAGGGTTCTTGGATCAACGTGGCCCTCAGGGTATTCCTCTCTTTCTTGGTTTTGGTTCTTTGGATTTGA